The following DNA comes from Brassica oleracea var. oleracea cultivar TO1000 chromosome C5, BOL, whole genome shotgun sequence.
AGGAAATCTCTGAAGCTCTCCAATATGAAGTAGACGTTGAAGATCTTTCAGTGTTGGTCTTCTTAGATATTCATCGCCGAAAAAATTTATTATTGCTTCCACAAAATTTTCCACACATAATCAAGTAGTGGTTGCACCGAGCCGGAGGTATTCGTCGACCGCATCAAGCGCAGAACCATATGCCAACACACGAATAGCTGCTGTACACTTTTGAAGTTGAGAGAGACCAAATCTTCCGGAAACGTCTTGCTTTTGATGAAAGAATGGAACTTCATTGGAGAGGCGATCAACAATACGCATGAACAATGGCTTGTTCATTATAAATCGTCGTCGAAATGGATTTTGAGGATATGTTGGAGTGTCACTGAAATAATCATTCCATAATCGAAGATGGCATTCTTCACGGTTTCTTTCAATAAATTCTCGTCTTTTTCTTGTTTTGTTTTGCCCTTTTTGATGACCATACATATTGCACAAATTCTCAAATGCTTGATCGAAACGTTGATCAAAATATTGATTGAAAGCTTCATCAAACGAATCCTCGTTATCCTCGTAAGCTTCTTGATGACCATAAGTGTCTTCAGACGAAGATGCCATGAGATGATTACAAGATAGAAAAAGGTTTGAGTGATGGTTTGAGCTTTGGTTACAAGATAGAAAAATGTTTGATTTTTTTTTTAAACGAGAATGGAGAGAATGATGAGAAGAGATAGAATTTTTGGTTTGATTCAAGATGCCATGAGATGATAATCTTGGTTTGATTTTTTTTTAAACGAGAATGGAGAGAATTGTGACAATACAAACCAATTTATAAGCAAGTCCTTGTTCTTTACAAACTCTCGTGATCTCTGTTCGATTGACAAGAAGACAATATACTTTACATCAACAACATGTAAACAACACTCTCGTGACCTCTGTTCGATTGACAAACCCGTGACAACCGTGAAAACAAAACAACAACATTAACCCCTGACCACTACCTTTTACAGCCGTGACCTCTGTCTTTTACAGCCGTGAACTCTGTCAACAACAAACCCGTGACCTCTGTCTTCTTTGCTCCAAAGATCTACGCAGCCTGCAAGATGAAGAAGAACATTAAGAGTACATAAACCTCAACAAAATATGAAACTTCAAGAAACATTTTACCATAAACAAGCACATTTAAAAGAGAACAGAAACTTAAACATTTAACAGGAAACATTTTATCATAAACATGAACCACATAAAACATTACAAGAAACATTTAAAAGAGAACATAACATGGAAATTCAAGAGAACAGAAAAAAGTAACTTAAACTAAGACAACAACAACTCATTAATCAGCTTCTTCTTGAGCTCTTCTTCATACTCAACGAGAGGTTCTTTCTTGGCAATGCGACTGTCCAGTAGTCTCATCTTAGACAAGCGTTCCTTCTGGGCGAGATCCTGTTGTCTTATAGACCACATTGTCTCAAACTCCTTCATCGCTTTCTCCTCAGCCACTGGCTTCTTACCACGGGCCTTTGACGCTTTTACACCGGGTGGACGCTTCAGTTGGTTGAGAGCTTGAAGAATCTCCACCGTCTTCACACTTTTTTTTTTTAGAACTTCCTTCATTTTTAGCAGACACTGCCTCACACCACTTCTGGTCGTTCCTCAGCTCTTTCCAAGCATATTCGAGGAAGAATTTCTTGTTATGGTTCGTGTAGAACATTTGATGTGCTAGTTTGAGCACATCATTCTCATTTTGACCGCTGGTCTTCTCCCTGCTTGCAGCTTCGTAGGCTCCACAGAATTTGCACACAAGATCATTGATCTTGTGCCAACGTTGCTAACGTTGCTTGCAATGCAGGACCTCTCTCTGGCACTCACCATCTTGACGACTTGCCGCAAAATAAGCTGCTACTCTTGACCAGAAAGTGCTTGATTTTTGCTCATTGCTAACCATAACATCTTTGCTTGTGTTAAGCCACGAGCTAATGAGGACAATATCATCCGCAGGCGTCCACTTCCGCCGTTCTCTACGCTGTGTACCAGTCTCTCCACCATCTTCGGTTCCAACAGCTTGTGAAGAAGCTTGTGAGACACTATCTTCATAGTTACCAAACGAAATGCTTTGTAGGCTATTAAGTAAGTCAACAAATTTTGAGGTGTGGGAAGATGGATAAGAATCCATTTCGGAAGCAAGCTCAAAGAAGAGAGAAAGAAAATAACAGAGATGAGGAAGTGGAAAGGGAAGAACACGGTGAGAAATGTATTCAAGACAGAGGAGAAGGACAGACTTTATTAGATGAGAAAGTGGGAAGGGAAGCTTCAACGTATTGAAGAGAAGCTTCAACGCATTGAAGAGAAGAACGATAAGACATTTATTCACAATTTCATCAATGTAATCCATTCATTTCTATCTAACCATAAAAAGTATTTATTACCTATGCCAACCATAATCTCATTTCTATCTAACCACTTAAACATCAATTCATTAGCTAACCAAACACTGACCCACGAGTTAATTCATTTCAAACTAATACTTTATCCAATTGCGCAGAGTAAAGAGAGTGATTTACATGTATGAACGATGGTAGTCATCTTCGTTTTTGTCTCACCAACTCGATCAAGCATCTTGATCAAACAACCTCAAGACAAAAAAAAAACAGAAACAAATCAAAACCATTACAAAGATTTATATGTAATCCTCTGCAACATAAATCACAATCACATTCCAAACAATAATTAAAATCACATTCACATTCGCAATCCACTTCATCAGAGCAAAGAGAAACATTTATACAACTAGAAAGATCAAAGCTAAAGTACCTTTGCGATTTGCGGTTTTGTCTGCCAAAGAGACAGGTTTTGTGCCCACTTCACGCCTCTAGCTCAATCCTGGATCATGCGTCTTGATCCATCTGTGAAGCGACACAAACACATAAAACAAATGAAAGGAAATTTAGAAACGATTTACCTTTCGATTCCGTTGAGAAAACAAACAAGAATCAAAACATGCATAGTTGAAAGAATCAAAGAGCCGCTTTACCTTTCGATTCCCTTCAGAAACAATCGCCGTTTCAGAGAGCCACCAGGAGAGAGAGATAGCCACCGATTGAGAATTCACCGTCTTCCTTCCTCGACGAAGCCACCAAGAGGGAGAGGAATCGCCGTTTCGTCGAGAGCACCGAGAGAGAGCAATCGCCGTTTCCTTCGTCGAGGAAAGCACCGAGAGAGAGAAATCGCCGTTGTCCATCATCGACGAGAGAAAACCATGTAGACATCGACGAGCTCCACCCAGAGGGGGAAACAATCGCCATTTTCGTCGCCTTTGCGGAGCAACCGAGAAGATAAAGAGAAGAGAGAAAGAAACGAGAACGACTTCATCATTCCTCTGTCCAATACAGTTGTGACACGTCGCCCTAAGGAACGTGTCTTCAAACACTTAATTAGGAGACGTGCCTTCGCTTTACTCCGTGTTTTCCTCTTTTTTTTGATTATAAGGCACGAGGTTAAGAGTTGCCTATAAACGTGCTCTACGAATAGGCATTACGTAGGTTAAAAAGTGAAAAGGATGTAGAAAGAATAATATGGGGAATTAGTAATGATTACCTAGTGTTTGTTCTCCCTCCTCCCCCCCCCCCAAATACGTGAAAGTTGCTAGATAAGAAAATGAGAAACTTAGTAATTCTGACACAAGGAGCTGCATGGTAAAAAAGGAAAAGCACAGCAAAAGATTTTGAGTCTAAAAGATTGTATAGGGAGAGAGGCAAAAAATTTGTGATATTTTATAGATTGTTCAACATTTACAGGCTATTAAAATTTTTGCAATGTAACGTTAAATTTGGATATGTTAACATAATCTGGTTTGATATTATGTTCTACAGATTGTTCAACATTAATAACACTATTATATGTGATTTATTATTTGTTACGTGTTATGTATATAAATGTCTAATATATAACGGATAAATAAATTGTTACACATTTTTATATATGTTAGCTATATAACAGTGAATCTCATAAAGTAATCTAAAATATCAATGAAAATTAAAATAAAATTTAGTTTAATATGTAAGTTAGCAGGTTACTAAAGAACCTTAAATATTAAAAGATAATGTAAATGTATGATAAAATTGTTATATGCTATAAACTATGGTAGCAGTCTAAAAAGGAACATTCAAAGTTATACTTAAAATTATACATGGCTAAAGTCTATATTGTATCAAATTAAATTTTTGGATACTTTCAATATTATATTTAACGCGTAAAAAATATTATTAACAAGTTATACAACTACAAAAATATATAAATTCTAAGCATCACCTAGTTTTTAAGATTTTCAAGCTTTTACGTGTATATGTATCTATAAAATCTAAAATTTTAATCAATATTCAAAATGTTTCCTCAGCTCATTTGGCAAGTGACGTGTTTGGATATCAATGGACCCGAGTTGAAACGCGCTTCCTTGAAGTTTTTGTTTTTCTCAAGGAGGGGTAAACATGTAATTTTGGTATCGTCTCCTTTTCTATAACCTGCGTTTACTGAAGTTCAATGGCTGCTTCCACCTTTTTTCCCAGATTTTTCACTCGTTTCTTCGCCTATTTAATCATTTTAGTTTAAAATTTATAGATCTAAGTTGGATTAGAAAAGATAGGTTGAGGGGTTACACCACCGCTGGTAGCCATTACAATCTTAACGATCGCAGATCTCATGAAAAAAATTGATTGAGGAAATGACTCTAGTAATTAAGTATGAAATAAAAGGAGATACATATAATTGAATATATTATAGGAATAAGGAAAAGTATACGAAGATTTTAGAAGCTTTGTTTAGGAGAAAAAAATCATAAAAAAAATAATAATTCAATTTGTCTAACATCATAGCTTTTGTGGAAACTTGGTTTATCAGAAAAAGAAATTTAAAAACAGATTTGAGTTAGAGGCAAACTGTAGCTTAGCATCAAGATAACATAGGAGTATTATGGTCACAATTTTTTTGACAAAAATTATATAAAACCTAAATGTGTATATACCTAATTATGCTATAATGTTAGTGTGTAGAGTGACCACATTACTAAATTTGTTTAATCAATAAATATTTGTATTTATTCATGTTTAGATGAAAGTGAAATATTTAATAGCTCGTTTGTGAATTATGGTTAGTTTTGGCGTAAATTTGTAAGTTCATGTGTTGTCTAACAATTGACAATAGAGTACTGAAATAAAATTCCTTATATCTATTATTTGGAAAACATTTTTAAAAATATATTATTTTGTTCATTTCCAATACTCATCACCATATATTGATTTTAATTATATTGTTTTAGATTAGTACTTTTAATTTATAAAAAATAATATGATAGTCCATTGAAAAAAAAATAAAAATATAAATTGATATTAGATGTCCAAGCCATAAATTTTTAGTTTAGTAAAATTTGTGTTTGGTTTATTTTATAACAAAACTTTGGTCGGAAAAACATAAAAACAGTATCGGTAAAAGTTTACTGTTTTTATGTTTTTCCGACCTATGTTGGTATCGGTGAATCTGACGTAGTGATGCATCAACAATGCATAAAGTTTTTGTTTAAATGCAGATTAAATGAAGTTTTTGTGATGCAGATTAATCTGCATTTTATTTACTATTCAAATTTTAATTGCAGTCCATTAATATTACGATAAGATTGCACTAATCTGCATGCAGTTCAATAATAGTCATTAAAACGTTGATCTGCAAGAGAAATAAGAAATGAAGTAAAAACATGCTGAAGAGCAATAGAAGTTGAGTTCTTCTATATATAAACCATTTAATTAATATATATTTTTTCTTTTATTTAATATCTTCTTAAAATATGTTCATAGAAATTTATATATATTTACTTATATATACAGATTTTTATTCCCGCCAAGTTTAAAAGTGATGTTTTAGATTTTATTTTTTATTTGAAAATTAATGTTTTGGAATTCTTACATATACATGATCTGCATTTTGTTTAGTCTTAGGGTAGACAGATTTTTCTTGGGTTTTCGTGCTGTTGGAACTGATATTTTTATAACTTAGATTTTAGTTAGTCTGAGCTATGTATTTGGTTTGTGTCCTGCAGTTCAACTTTGTTCATCATGGCTTCACTGGATAAAATTGACAAAGACAATCAAAGAAAAAGAAAATATATCTACATTATGAAAAGTATTGTCGTGTCATCGTAAAATACAATGGAGATCCATCTGATAGTATGAGAACATGGACGTCAACTTATTTATCTTATTTAGTTCAGAAATTTTTTTTTTACCTTATACTCAAAATAAAATCATCGTGATATTTCTATATCATTAAGGATGATTATTTCCACTATTTACAACATGCAAAATTTTAGTTTTCTCATTATATTTCGCCTGTCAAATTTATTTTACGATGTAATTGGTTTCAAACCAATTTCAATAAAATAAAATGTTAAAATTAAAAATTAGAATTAATTAATAATAAACTAGGTAGTGATCCGCGCCCAACGCGGAGTGAACAACTTAGAAAGATTTATGTTACATAGTTTTAATTTTGTTTAATTTTTTTAGTTTTGTTGATTTTTCAGTCAAGAAGTTTAATTAAATATTCATAAAACCAGAAAATATATTCACAGTTTTTTTTGATAAAAAATTGATAAAAATAATAATATTAAAGGTCTTTTATATTCGTATATACATTATAGAGACTAACAAATATCAAATGTCTTGGACTTTACTTAATGGCCCATCGGCATATGATTGGCTCGTGCATCCACAATGTAGTTACTGAAACTCGCCAAATTAAAAACGGAAATAAAATCTGAGTTTTATACTATAAAGTAGACTAAATTAGTGGTTAAGCATATATTGAGTTGCCATATAAAACTATAAAATTAATTCTTATTTACCAAATTTAGCAATATTTTCGATGTCATTAACATTCCTAATTTTATATGATATTACTTCTTGGAAACTATGGTCGTATACTCCAAATTTATATACATATTTTTTTAAAAAACTTCTCCAATATTCTAACTAAATCGTATAAATGACATTTAGTTTATAATTTAATAATATCATTTAGTTCCGGGGACTGAAAATGTTTGGTACTTAAGGGATGCATTCCGAGCCATGCCTTCATGATGGAAATAGAGCTGATCACAGCCCATGTAGAATTAAGACTTTGATTACGTTAACAGCGAACCACGTAACAACATATATATCTTACTTTGATATTTTTAAATAGAAAAAATCAGAAAACTATTTCTTTCAAAATAAAATGAAAATAGAATAAGTTAAAAAATTATTTATAAATTAAACATAAGATTCTAACTAACCAAAAAGAACAATTTTTTTAAAAAAATCAAGTTTTTATAAAACAAAACCATATATTCATGTATGTAAAATTAAAATTAATACAAAACTAAAAAAATAGAAAGTAAAAAATGTAAAAATTATCTTAAAAGTTAGATTGATATTTATATTAAATTATTGAAAATTCAATATTAAAGATTTAAACAAGAAAAAACAAAATTATGTCTTTTTAGGAGGATATAATTTAAAACTATCAAAAACATGCCAAATTAGAATCATAGTTTAATATGTTTATAAATCTTTAATTTCTATAAAAAAATATATTAAATAAACTTAAAATATCAATTAAGATAAAAACAAAAAGAAAAAAAACTAACTTGATATATAAGCTAAGTCTCTCAAAAATAAACATAAAAATATTGAAAAAATTATATCATAAATTTTGTCAAGTCATACAAATAGCATATACATCAAAATAAAATAGTTAGTTAAAATAATCTTAGTTATATAGGTATCGGCTTAAAAATAGTATAAGTTTATACTCAGTTACACAAATTTTTTCTTTTTTCTGCTGAGCCAATTGTGATTACAATAAGTATACAAAGTTTTATTATAGATAAATGATGATAAAAGTATTTTAATTGTGTAAGAAACATATTGTTAACTAGCCCATTTATCTATATATTTTCAAACTGCCATTTATCAATCAAATGAATTATTATAATTATTTACTCATCAACGGTCAAAATTATAATAACACTACTATTATCTTTTGGAACAACATTTTTTAGAAAATTATAATACAACTTCATTAATCTATTCAAATAAATTTTTTTTTTTTGAAATAAACCTAAAGATATTTTTAATCTACAGTTTTTTTTTGGATAAGGTCATTAAAAAAACAAAGTACAAGGTGATTATTCATAAGTATTTATTGTAATTCATCAGTAAAAGTTATAGGATCCATACATATGAAACTTTATTAAAGTAATTAGCAAAACATATACAATTAAAAATAATTTCAAACGAGTTTATCAAAGAAATATATTTGAATAATTAATAAAATATAGGAAAACATAATAAAATCTAAAGAGGTTCACCAAATAAATTAGTTGAAATTTATAATATTATTTACAAATAATATTGACATTAGAGTATAGTCTCAGCGACAAGAAAAATAATAAATATGGGATATATTCATTATATATTTGTCAGTGAAAATTATATTATCTAAGAAATACTAATCAATAAATTAGAAATAATGATTTTGTGACAAACCTCTAAAAATTAGAAAAATACATGTGAACTAATAAAACATCATAGCCCAGAGATTAATTTATACTCTAACTAGATCAAGTAGAAGATATATCTAATATTTTATATTTTATATATTTTAATAAATAAAACATTAATTAATGTTTGTTTAAAATTCTATATATTTATTTCCTCTTTTCTTGCATCTAAAAAATATTTAATATTTTTTAAATATCATCAAAATTGTTATTATGATCAAAACCTAAACCTAAATATTATATTATTAGATATGAATTTTAAATAATTAAATAAGAGTATTTCAAATATATATATATACAATATGTATATAATAATCGTAATTTCATTGTAATATTTGGTAAATACAATGAAAAAAATCGACATTGTGCATATGGATTAATCCTTTATGTGATCAAAAAAATGATAGATACAAAATTATAATAAAATTATTTATAACAGTATAGTATTAGTTAATACACATTAAACAATCCATTTTCTTAAAACTATGATTAATATAAGCACTTTTATAAATACACATATACAAGACAAAATATACCTAAATATTAATTATTTAATAGGTATAATTTTATAAAATTTTAAATAGGAAAAATTAAATGAAAATTTTGCTTTTACATCATTTTGGTACCACTATTCATATTTCCTTTTATTAGAGGGGCATTTTTACAGATACATAAAGTATGATGTTTCATTAAAGAGTCGAAAGACCCATCAACCCTTATTTTTTAATATATATATATACAAATAATTATTTAAATAAAAAGATATTTTATAGTTTTAGAATTATACGTTTTTAAATTCAAACCTTCTTATAAAAATGTTTCAAAATTGTTTTCTCGATTTTTTTTGAATATTTATTTTGAAATTCGAAAATTATTTTGTTAACTATTTTAAAAAAATATATTTTAAATTTTAAGTATTTTTTTTTTTAAATCTTAAACCCCACTCTCCAAAAGTCCACCGTTCAAATCTAAACCTTAAGTCTATATTAGTTAACCCTAGGGATATAAGTGTTACTTCTTTAAAACTAAATGTAAATGTGATTAAGGTAAATATGAAAATTGTATTAAAAATGTGGTAGTTTAAACAATTCCTCAAAATAATAAAGTATATTTTGTATAGGATTTCACATAAAATGTAAATAAAACATATATATGTTATTTTGAAATTATTATGAAATTAAACTTATTATTAAAATAAACTCGCGCGTATCGCGAGTTGAAAATCTAGTTTATACTATATAAAAGTTGAGGCTATAAGCCATTGAGGGCGTCTACGTAAGATTTAAAACCTCCAGTCGTATTTTGACATATCAGATCTTTAATTTGCTATTTTTTAATATGTCAGAATTTCCAAAACTATTTATTTCATAAAAAATAGAAATCAATTTAAATAGGGTAAACTTACAAAATTCAAAAAAA
Coding sequences within:
- the LOC106344549 gene encoding uncharacterized protein LOC106344549; the protein is MDSYPSSHTSKFVDLLNSLQSISFGNYEDSVSQASSQAVGTEDGGETGTQRRERRKWTPADDIVLISSWLNTSKDVMVSNEQKSSTFWSRVAAYFAASRQDAYEAASREKTSGQNENDVLKLAHQMFYTNHNKKFFLEYAWKELRNDQKCVKTVEILQALNQLKRPPGVKASKARGKKPVAEEKAMKEFETMWSIRQQDLAQKERLSKMRLLDSRIAKKEPLVEYEEELKKKLINELLLS